One Clupea harengus chromosome 11, Ch_v2.0.2, whole genome shotgun sequence DNA window includes the following coding sequences:
- the notchl gene encoding neurogenic locus notch homolog protein 1, translating into MQLPGRVALLLSCWITLGLGSSPGDPWALCKVKSCESKFSNGVCDKDCAEPECLRDGFDCIKDKGHCNPGHVQYCKDHYDNNHCEQGCNSAPCGWDGSDCHHDPIWAKGSLILQTRIPFTLGPFQNNSLLWTLSTLLRTTVKLRDRAPFQPSSDLHRLQPQQLADLLKPTAPVSSEGSLLFLQVDNKPCVQQQESSCFPSAPGAARFLRARMAPGRPPSARLEAVIQVRGVMEELGDRSEERVEIKPDGKPGEKTDAPPRAWLWPVVGVAVSLGLASLVAMVLAVVWLRRRRGRAEERERARHGSTATGGNNNGSKAWIETANHREERGKGRREKENEKEKNSLKKKKKGKETGKRRREPLGEDAIRLRPLRKDLDIGSDTDMTQSSMEDVRYSAICDHRTPEQKNFRLPANHPQTPMQAPPRGWERNTTPSHQRAQTPTNSAPVQWCGPDGSVVLIRAVRSGLDRVVLELLRAGVPVNNTDHTGRSALHWACTVNHLSLARTLIRYGSVVDLQDNKGETALFLSSLHGCYDTARFLLLNGANQELCDCRGRRPLDVARDGMHHHVLELLLAHRVPRGPTVPVDPACEVLWDDRGYLHSPWAAAPSLPGRSASFSGAITPRGLSSPPPSDWSMVARQCPSPQNWRPSVNQSTTALVTPRILGHPSRPISTLQEVTSEAEEEEREAARQVPRAVTPHFLSPQPAPRQRSFSCTQPALQRRSSGRLAELSLHVPLPTEKAANEHLERVISPPPKEAPSQLESKANIHIPPKPQIDPEREISSKNCNQKSEKANNEIVISTQSVF; encoded by the exons ATGCAGTTGCCTGGGAGGGTGGCCCTACTGCTGTCCTGCTGGATCACTCTGGGACTAG GCTCATCTCCCGGTGACCCCTGGGCCCTGTGTAAGGTAAAATCCTGTGAAAGCAAATTTTCGAATGGAGTGTGTGACAAGGACTGCGCTGAACCGGAGTGTCTGAGGGACGGCTTTGACTGCATCAAAGACAAAGGCCACTGCAA tccagGCCATGTTCAGTACTGCAAGGACCACTATGACAACAATCATTGTGAACAGGGCTGCAACAGCGCCCCCTGTGGTTGGGACGGGAGTGACTGTCACCATGACCCAATCTGGGCCAAGGGCTCATTGATCCTCCAGACCAGGATCCCCTTCACACTGGGACCCTTTCAGAACAACTCCCTCCTGTGGACGCTGAGCACCCTGTTGAGGACCACGGTGAAGCTGAGAGACAGGGCTCCGTTCCAGCCCAGCAGTGACCTCCACAGGCTCCAGCCCCAGCAGCTGGCCGACCTGCTGAAACCCACAGCACCTGTCAGCAGTGAGGG CTCACTGTTGTTCCTGCAAGTGGATAACAAGCCGTGCGTCCAGCAGCAGGAGTCCTCCTGCTTCCCCTCGGCCCCCGGGGCGGCCCGCTTCCTCCGGGCCAGGATGGCACCGGGTCGCCCTCCGAGCGCCAGGCTGGAGGCAGTCATCCAGGTGCGAGGAGTCATGGAGGAACTAGGGGACCGGAGTGAGGAAAGAGTGGAGATAAAACCTGACGGAAAACCGGGGGAGAAAACAGATG CGCCACCACGTGCGTGGCTGTGGCCGGTGGTTGGGGTCGCGGTGAGCCTGGGCCTGGCGTCGCTGGTGGCGATGGTGCTGGCGGTGGTGTGGctgcggaggaggagagggagggcagaGGAAAGGGAGCGGGCGCGGCACGGGTCCACCGCCACCGGCGGCAACAACAACGGCAGCAAGGCCTGGATCGAGACGGCCAACCACAGAGAAGAGCGCGGGAAAGGccggagggagaaggagaatgaaaaggagaagaatagcctgaagaaaaaaaagaaagggaaagagacggggaagagacggagagagccgCTGGGGGAGGACGCCATACGGCTACG GCCCCTGCGGAAGGACCTGGATATAGGAAGTGACACGGACATGACCCAGAGTTCCATGGAGGATGTCAGGTACTCTGCGATCTGTGACCACCGAACGCCCGAGCAGAAGAACTTCAGGCTTCCTGCCAACCACCCACAAACACCGATGCAGG CTCCCCCTAGAGGCTGGGAAAGAAACACAACCCCTTCACATCAAAGGGCACAAACACCAACCAAT TCTGCCCCGGTTCAGTGGTGTGGTCCTGATGGGTCTGTAGTTCTGATCCGTGCTGTGCGCAGTGGGCTGGACCGAGTGGTTCTGGAGCTACTCAGGGCAGGAGTGCCGGTCAACAACACTGACCACACTG GGAGATCGGCCCTCCACTGGGCATGCACAGTGAATCACCTCTCCTTGGCTCGAACTCTCATCCGCTACGGTTCGGTGGTGGACCTCCAAGATAACAAG GGCGAGacagctctcttcctctcctcactccacGGTTGCTATGACACCGCCAGATTCCTGCTCCTCAACGGCGCCAATCAGGAGCTGTGCGACTGCCGGGGTCGGCGCCCGCTGGACGTGGCCCGAGACGGCATGCACCACCACGTACTGGAGCTGCTGTTGGCACACAGGGTGCCCAGAGGGCCTACTGTGCCCGTGGACCCGGCCTGTGAGGTGCTGTGGGACGACCGGGGCTACCTGCACTCCCCCTGGGCCGCAGCTCCAAGCCTCCCAGGCAGGAGTGCATCATTCTCAGGAGCCATAACGCCTAGAGGACTGTCCTCACCTCCGCCAAG TGATTGGTCAATGGTTGCCAGGCAATGCCCATCTCCTCAAAACTGGCGCCCATCAGTCAACCAATCCACAACAGCACTGGTCACGCCCAGAATCCTTGGTCATCCATCCAGGCCAATCAGCACACTGCAGGAAGTGACCTctgaggcagaggaggaagagagggaagcagcCCGCCAGGTTCCTCGGGCAGTTACACCTCACTTCCTATCCCCACAGCCTGCACCCCGACAGCGCTCCTTCTCTTGTACCCAGCCTGCTTTGCAGCGACGCTCCAGCGGCAGACTAGCAGAGCTGTCGCTACATGTCCCTTTGCCCACAGAGAAAGCAGCCAATGAGCATCTCGAAAGAGTGATTTCCCCGCCACCTAAAGAAGCTCCCAGCCAATTAGAAAGTAAAGCAAACATCCATATCCCTCCCAAACCTCAGATAGATCCTGAAAGAGAAATCAGCTCAAAGAACTGCAACCAAAAGAGTGAAAAAGCCAATAATGAAATCGTCATTTCCACTCAGTCTGTCTTCTAA
- the dnase2 gene encoding deoxyribonuclease-2-alpha isoform X2, with product MELDGEPNATGQQDLEPLFILEEGDDIGSVMCNRTTDKGQGTVKITEEDNGDTIKENRLPVEAQQQSNVCESADGIVKKTGMHKEENGGDTDKRRQKETETKDTEADVDVNQEHEAALRTEAHASQEPRAEGEGGPHTQTAPQETAGAERKETDVTAGRNTKILLRHKTYPNAETRAKSRDLLSPEDAQKKVNRLSSDFPDALYELLVKMQEGRRLNDQRCSFKLESRRRCYSEPGTPRQTQKVMFCSMTSLQREEFFELVVTSQSRRLDDQRAEAESIQPVPPLAQAQAQAQAQAQAPPPAQPKPSERKMSVKASVKKKATAAPPPKEELYNMILTSQSQGRLEEQRSRAPGPMDDEDFFSLLLKVQGGRMDEQRTELPVEAE from the exons ATGGAACTGGATGGGGAACCTAACGCTACTGGACAGCAGGACTTGGAACCTCTCTTCATTTTAGAAGAGGGAGACGACATTGGCAGTGTCATGTGCAATAGAACAACAGACAAGGGCCAAGGGACTGTAAAGATAACTGAAGAAGACAATGGAGATACTATCAAAGAAAACAGGCTGCCCGTAGAGGCACAGCAACAATCAAATGTATGTGAGTCTGCAGATGGGATTGTAAAGAAGACAGGAATGCACAAGGAGGAGAACGGGGGTGAtacagacaagaggagacagaaggagaccGAGACAAAAGACACTGAGGCTGACGTAGATGTGAATCAGGAGCATGAAGCGGCGCTGAGGACAGAAGCGCACGCATCACAGGAACCACGAGCAGAGGGCGAGGGAGGGCCACACACTCAGACTGCTCCCCAAGAGACCGCAGGGGCTGAACGAAAAGAGACAGACGTGACGGCAGGGAGGAACACAAAGATTTTATTAAGACACAAAACATACCCCAATGCAGAAACACGAGCAAAGTCACGAGACCTTTTGAGTCCAGAGGATGCACAGAAAAAG GTCAACAGGCTAAGTTCTGACTTCCCAGACGCTCTTTATGAGCTCCTGGTTAAGATGCAGGAGGGAAGAAGATTGAATGACCAGCGCTGCTCTTTCAAACTTGAATCGAGGAGGAGATGCTATTCTGAGCCCGGCACCCCACGTCAAACTCAAAAAG TCATGTTCTGCTCAATGACGTCCCTGCAGAGGGAGGAGTTCTTTGAGCTGGTGGTCACGTCTCAAAGTCGCCGTCTGGACGACCAGAGGGCTGAGGCCGAAAGCATTCAGCCGGTCCCCCcactggcacaggcacaggcacaggcacaggcacaggcacaggccccGCCACCAGCCCAGCCCAAACCCAGCGAGAGGAAGATGAGCGTTAAGGCCAGTGTGAAGAAGAAGGCCACCGCAGCGCCACCCCCAAAAGAAGAGCTATACAATATGATCCTCACATCCCAA TCTCAGGGCAgactggaggagcagaggagtcGAGCTCCAGGCCCGATGGACGATGAGGACTTCTTCTCTCTGCTACTGAAGGTCCAGGGCGGGAGGATGGACGAGCAGAGGACGGAGCTTCCTGTCGAAGCGGAGTAG
- the dnase2 gene encoding deoxyribonuclease-2-alpha isoform X1, translated as MKCMPNTAPSEKAVDMELDGEPNATGQQDLEPLFILEEGDDIGSVMCNRTTDKGQGTVKITEEDNGDTIKENRLPVEAQQQSNVCESADGIVKKTGMHKEENGGDTDKRRQKETETKDTEADVDVNQEHEAALRTEAHASQEPRAEGEGGPHTQTAPQETAGAERKETDVTAGRNTKILLRHKTYPNAETRAKSRDLLSPEDAQKKVNRLSSDFPDALYELLVKMQEGRRLNDQRCSFKLESRRRCYSEPGTPRQTQKVMFCSMTSLQREEFFELVVTSQSRRLDDQRAEAESIQPVPPLAQAQAQAQAQAQAPPPAQPKPSERKMSVKASVKKKATAAPPPKEELYNMILTSQSQGRLEEQRSRAPGPMDDEDFFSLLLKVQGGRMDEQRTELPVEAE; from the exons ATGAAATGCATGCCTAACACAGCCCCCTCAG AGAAAGCAGTGGATATGGAACTGGATGGGGAACCTAACGCTACTGGACAGCAGGACTTGGAACCTCTCTTCATTTTAGAAGAGGGAGACGACATTGGCAGTGTCATGTGCAATAGAACAACAGACAAGGGCCAAGGGACTGTAAAGATAACTGAAGAAGACAATGGAGATACTATCAAAGAAAACAGGCTGCCCGTAGAGGCACAGCAACAATCAAATGTATGTGAGTCTGCAGATGGGATTGTAAAGAAGACAGGAATGCACAAGGAGGAGAACGGGGGTGAtacagacaagaggagacagaaggagaccGAGACAAAAGACACTGAGGCTGACGTAGATGTGAATCAGGAGCATGAAGCGGCGCTGAGGACAGAAGCGCACGCATCACAGGAACCACGAGCAGAGGGCGAGGGAGGGCCACACACTCAGACTGCTCCCCAAGAGACCGCAGGGGCTGAACGAAAAGAGACAGACGTGACGGCAGGGAGGAACACAAAGATTTTATTAAGACACAAAACATACCCCAATGCAGAAACACGAGCAAAGTCACGAGACCTTTTGAGTCCAGAGGATGCACAGAAAAAG GTCAACAGGCTAAGTTCTGACTTCCCAGACGCTCTTTATGAGCTCCTGGTTAAGATGCAGGAGGGAAGAAGATTGAATGACCAGCGCTGCTCTTTCAAACTTGAATCGAGGAGGAGATGCTATTCTGAGCCCGGCACCCCACGTCAAACTCAAAAAG TCATGTTCTGCTCAATGACGTCCCTGCAGAGGGAGGAGTTCTTTGAGCTGGTGGTCACGTCTCAAAGTCGCCGTCTGGACGACCAGAGGGCTGAGGCCGAAAGCATTCAGCCGGTCCCCCcactggcacaggcacaggcacaggcacaggcacaggcacaggccccGCCACCAGCCCAGCCCAAACCCAGCGAGAGGAAGATGAGCGTTAAGGCCAGTGTGAAGAAGAAGGCCACCGCAGCGCCACCCCCAAAAGAAGAGCTATACAATATGATCCTCACATCCCAA TCTCAGGGCAgactggaggagcagaggagtcGAGCTCCAGGCCCGATGGACGATGAGGACTTCTTCTCTCTGCTACTGAAGGTCCAGGGCGGGAGGATGGACGAGCAGAGGACGGAGCTTCCTGTCGAAGCGGAGTAG
- the pbx2 gene encoding pre-B-cell leukemia transcription factor 2 isoform X3, with amino-acid sequence MKPALFSVLCEIKEKTGLSMRNAQEEEPPDPQLIRLDNMLLAEGVAGPEKGGGAAAAVSAATSSGGMSPDSSLEHSDYKTKLSQIRTIYHTELEKYEQACNEFTTHVMNLLREQSRTRPVSPREIERMVGIIHRKFSAIQTQLKQSTCEAVMILRSRFLDARRKRRNFSKQATEGLNEYFYSHLSNPYPSEEAKEELAKSCGITISQVSNWFGNKRIRYKKNIGKFQEEANIYAMKTAIGATQQSEDSPHTPNSTGSGSFSLSGSADLFLGVPPMNGAEQSAYHLGAQTNGTWQDQNTPPSATPPISDHSDNSD; translated from the exons ATGAAACCTGCATTGTTCAGTGTGTTATGtgagataaaagaaaaaactg GTTTGTCTATGCGCAATGCCCAGGAGGAGGAGCCACCAGATCCCCAGCTTATCCGATTGGACAACATGCTGCTGGCTGAAGGTGTGGCAGGCCCCGAGAAAGGGggtggggctgctgctgcggtgTCCGCCGCGACCAGTTCAGGCGGGATGTCCCCGGACAGTTCACTGGAACACTCTGATTACAAAACCAAGTTGAGTCAGATTCGGACTATATATCACACCGAACTGGAGAAATACGAGCAG gCTTGCAACGAGTTTACCACCCACGTGATGAACCTGCTGCGGGAGCAGTCGCGCACGCGGCCCGTTTCTCCCCGCGAGATCGAGCGCATGGTGGGCATCATCCACCGCAAGTTCAGTGCCATTCAGACACAGCTCAAGCAGAGCACCTGCGAGGCCGTCATGATCCTGCGCTCACGCTTCCTCGACGCCAG GCGCAAGCGGCGTAACTTCAGCAAGCAGGCTACAGAGGGCCTGAACGAGTACTTCTACTCACACCTGTCCAACCCGTACCCCAGCGAGGAGGCCAAGGAGGAGCTGGCCAAGTCGTGCGGGATCACCATCTCACAG GTGTCCAACTGGTTTGGCAACAAGAGGATCCGTTATAAGAAGAACATCGGCAAGTTCCAGGAAGAGGCCAACATCTATGCCATGAAGACGGCCATCGGGGCCACGCAGCAGAGCGAGGACTCGCCGCACACCCCCAACTCCACCG gCTCAGGCTCCTTCTCCCTGTCGGGGTCCGCTGACCTCTTCCTTGGAGTGCCTCCAATGAACGGAGCCGAACAGTCGGCCTACCACTTGGGAGCCCAG ACTAACGGAACCTGGCAAGATCAGAACACTCCGCCGTCGGCCACCCCACCCATCAGTGACCACTCGGACAACTCCGACTGA
- the pbx2 gene encoding pre-B-cell leukemia transcription factor 2 isoform X2 — protein MLQQQPIAGNGPMSGRGLGLNAAAGMHPMNSVHPTSQHRSDGESGLEGSENGHESRRDIGDILQQIMTITDQSLDEAQAKKHALNCHRMKPALFSVLCEIKEKTGLSMRNAQEEEPPDPQLIRLDNMLLAEGVAGPEKGGGAAAAVSAATSSGGMSPDSSLEHSDYKTKLSQIRTIYHTELEKYEQACNEFTTHVMNLLREQSRTRPVSPREIERMVGIIHRKFSAIQTQLKQSTCEAVMILRSRFLDARRKRRNFSKQATEGLNEYFYSHLSNPYPSEEAKEELAKSCGITISQVSNWFGNKRIRYKKNIGKFQEEANIYAMKTAIGATQQSEDSPHTPNSTD, from the exons ATGTTACAGCAGCAGCCTATCGCGGGCAATGGTCCTATGTCAGGCCGGGGCCTTGGTTTGAACGCTGCTGCCGGTATGCATCCAATGAACTCGGTTCACCCAACCTCTCAACATCGGTCCGATGGGGAATCAGGCCTCGAAGGATCAGAAAATGGACACGAGAGCCGCAGGGATATTGGCGATATTTTGCAACAAATCATGACCATTACTGACCAAAGTTTGGACGAAGCCCAGGCAAA AAAACATGCTTTGAATTGTCATCGAATGAAACCTGCATTGTTCAGTGTGTTATGtgagataaaagaaaaaactg GTTTGTCTATGCGCAATGCCCAGGAGGAGGAGCCACCAGATCCCCAGCTTATCCGATTGGACAACATGCTGCTGGCTGAAGGTGTGGCAGGCCCCGAGAAAGGGggtggggctgctgctgcggtgTCCGCCGCGACCAGTTCAGGCGGGATGTCCCCGGACAGTTCACTGGAACACTCTGATTACAAAACCAAGTTGAGTCAGATTCGGACTATATATCACACCGAACTGGAGAAATACGAGCAG gCTTGCAACGAGTTTACCACCCACGTGATGAACCTGCTGCGGGAGCAGTCGCGCACGCGGCCCGTTTCTCCCCGCGAGATCGAGCGCATGGTGGGCATCATCCACCGCAAGTTCAGTGCCATTCAGACACAGCTCAAGCAGAGCACCTGCGAGGCCGTCATGATCCTGCGCTCACGCTTCCTCGACGCCAG GCGCAAGCGGCGTAACTTCAGCAAGCAGGCTACAGAGGGCCTGAACGAGTACTTCTACTCACACCTGTCCAACCCGTACCCCAGCGAGGAGGCCAAGGAGGAGCTGGCCAAGTCGTGCGGGATCACCATCTCACAG GTGTCCAACTGGTTTGGCAACAAGAGGATCCGTTATAAGAAGAACATCGGCAAGTTCCAGGAAGAGGCCAACATCTATGCCATGAAGACGGCCATCGGGGCCACGCAGCAGAGCGAGGACTCGCCGCACACCCCCAACTCCACCG ACTAA
- the pbx2 gene encoding pre-B-cell leukemia transcription factor 2 isoform X1 has product MLQQQPIAGNGPMSGRGLGLNAAAGMHPMNSVHPTSQHRSDGESGLEGSENGHESRRDIGDILQQIMTITDQSLDEAQAKKHALNCHRMKPALFSVLCEIKEKTGLSMRNAQEEEPPDPQLIRLDNMLLAEGVAGPEKGGGAAAAVSAATSSGGMSPDSSLEHSDYKTKLSQIRTIYHTELEKYEQACNEFTTHVMNLLREQSRTRPVSPREIERMVGIIHRKFSAIQTQLKQSTCEAVMILRSRFLDARRKRRNFSKQATEGLNEYFYSHLSNPYPSEEAKEELAKSCGITISQVSNWFGNKRIRYKKNIGKFQEEANIYAMKTAIGATQQSEDSPHTPNSTGSGSFSLSGSADLFLGVPPMNGAEQSAYHLGAQTNGTWQDQNTPPSATPPISDHSDNSD; this is encoded by the exons ATGTTACAGCAGCAGCCTATCGCGGGCAATGGTCCTATGTCAGGCCGGGGCCTTGGTTTGAACGCTGCTGCCGGTATGCATCCAATGAACTCGGTTCACCCAACCTCTCAACATCGGTCCGATGGGGAATCAGGCCTCGAAGGATCAGAAAATGGACACGAGAGCCGCAGGGATATTGGCGATATTTTGCAACAAATCATGACCATTACTGACCAAAGTTTGGACGAAGCCCAGGCAAA AAAACATGCTTTGAATTGTCATCGAATGAAACCTGCATTGTTCAGTGTGTTATGtgagataaaagaaaaaactg GTTTGTCTATGCGCAATGCCCAGGAGGAGGAGCCACCAGATCCCCAGCTTATCCGATTGGACAACATGCTGCTGGCTGAAGGTGTGGCAGGCCCCGAGAAAGGGggtggggctgctgctgcggtgTCCGCCGCGACCAGTTCAGGCGGGATGTCCCCGGACAGTTCACTGGAACACTCTGATTACAAAACCAAGTTGAGTCAGATTCGGACTATATATCACACCGAACTGGAGAAATACGAGCAG gCTTGCAACGAGTTTACCACCCACGTGATGAACCTGCTGCGGGAGCAGTCGCGCACGCGGCCCGTTTCTCCCCGCGAGATCGAGCGCATGGTGGGCATCATCCACCGCAAGTTCAGTGCCATTCAGACACAGCTCAAGCAGAGCACCTGCGAGGCCGTCATGATCCTGCGCTCACGCTTCCTCGACGCCAG GCGCAAGCGGCGTAACTTCAGCAAGCAGGCTACAGAGGGCCTGAACGAGTACTTCTACTCACACCTGTCCAACCCGTACCCCAGCGAGGAGGCCAAGGAGGAGCTGGCCAAGTCGTGCGGGATCACCATCTCACAG GTGTCCAACTGGTTTGGCAACAAGAGGATCCGTTATAAGAAGAACATCGGCAAGTTCCAGGAAGAGGCCAACATCTATGCCATGAAGACGGCCATCGGGGCCACGCAGCAGAGCGAGGACTCGCCGCACACCCCCAACTCCACCG gCTCAGGCTCCTTCTCCCTGTCGGGGTCCGCTGACCTCTTCCTTGGAGTGCCTCCAATGAACGGAGCCGAACAGTCGGCCTACCACTTGGGAGCCCAG ACTAACGGAACCTGGCAAGATCAGAACACTCCGCCGTCGGCCACCCCACCCATCAGTGACCACTCGGACAACTCCGACTGA